In the genome of Betaproteobacteria bacterium, one region contains:
- a CDS encoding 50S ribosomal protein L23, translating into MTAAQFSPERLMRVLIAPQVSEKSTYVGEKRNQAVFRVMADATKPEIKAAVELMFKVEVNGVSVLNVKGKQKRFGRSEGRRRNWKKAYVSLKAGQEINYAAGEAK; encoded by the coding sequence AGTCCCGAGCGCTTGATGCGCGTCCTCATCGCCCCCCAGGTGTCGGAGAAGAGCACCTATGTCGGCGAGAAGCGCAACCAAGCGGTGTTTCGCGTCATGGCGGATGCCACCAAGCCAGAAATCAAGGCCGCGGTAGAGTTGATGTTCAAAGTCGAAGTCAATGGCGTGAGCGTGTTGAACGTCAAGGGCAAGCAAAAGCGCTTCGGCCGCAGTGAAGGCCGCCGGCGCAACTGGAAAAAAGCTTACGTTAGCCTGAAAGCCGGGCAAGAGATCAATTACGCCGCAGGGGAGGCCAAATAA
- a CDS encoding 50S ribosomal protein L2, whose translation MALVKVKPTSPGRRAVVKVVNAHLHKGKPVASLLERQSKNAGRNNMGQITTRHQGGGHKQHYRMVDFKRNKDGIVAKVEHLEYDPNRSAHLALLCYADGERRYIIACKGLVAGTQLVSGPEAPIKNGNTLPLRNIPVGSTIHCIELQPGKGAQMARSAGTGVQLLAREGAYAQIRLRSGEIRKVHVDCRATLGEVSNEENNLRSIGKAGAQRWRGIRPTVRGVAMNPVDHPHGGGEGRTGTKRDPVTPWGQYTKGYKTRTNKRTRGMIVRSRHSA comes from the coding sequence ATGGCACTAGTCAAAGTTAAGCCGACCTCGCCAGGGCGCCGCGCCGTGGTGAAGGTGGTCAATGCGCACTTGCACAAGGGCAAACCTGTAGCCTCGTTGCTGGAGCGCCAGAGCAAGAACGCGGGCCGTAACAACATGGGCCAGATCACCACCCGCCACCAAGGTGGCGGCCACAAGCAGCACTACCGCATGGTGGATTTCAAGCGCAACAAGGACGGCATCGTGGCCAAGGTGGAACACCTGGAATACGATCCGAACCGCAGCGCCCACCTGGCTTTGCTGTGCTACGCCGACGGCGAGCGCCGCTACATCATCGCTTGCAAGGGCTTGGTGGCTGGCACCCAGCTGGTGAGCGGGCCGGAAGCACCAATCAAGAATGGCAACACGCTTCCGCTGCGCAACATTCCGGTGGGAAGCACGATTCACTGTATTGAATTACAGCCAGGCAAGGGCGCGCAGATGGCGCGCTCCGCCGGCACCGGCGTGCAGTTGCTCGCGAGGGAAGGGGCCTACGCTCAGATTCGGTTGCGCTCTGGCGAGATCCGCAAGGTGCATGTGGATTGCCGCGCGACCCTGGGTGAAGTGAGCAACGAAGAGAACAATCTGCGCTCCATCGGCAAGGCAGGCGCCCAACGCTGGCGCGGTATCCGCCCAACGGTTCGCGGCGTGGCCATGAACCCCGTGGATCACCCGCACGGCGGCGGCGAAGGCCGTACCGGCACCAAGCGCGATCCTGTAACGCCTTGGGGCCAGTACACCAAGGGATACAAGACCCGGACCAACAAGCGCACGCGCGGCATGATTGTTCGCTCGCGTCACTCCGCGTAA